The window TGACAGGCCTCGGGCGGAAGGGCGCCGTCCGGCCCCGCTCCCGCATTTTTCAGAATCTCCCGGGCCTGCGCTCTCCGCCCCTCGTCCCCTGAAGAGCGGCCGGCTTTCCCGCTGCGCTCCCGCACTTCGCCGAACCGGCGATGGGCCGCCAGCGCATCCACCGCGCGGACGATATCTTCAAACACCGGAATTCCATTCTGCCGAAGCGAATCGATCGGCCCGCGGGGGCCCGTCAGCCAGCACAGGGCGAGCGGCTTCTCGCTCCGCTCGAAAAGATCGCGCAGCAGCGCCGCCATCTCCTCGCCCACGTGGTGGTAGACGCCCATCACCAGGCAGACGGCGTCAATGCCCGGATCGGCGAGCACCGCATCGCCCGCCGCCGTGAGCGCACCCCCGTCCTTGCGGCTCACCATCAGCGAAACCAGATCGACCGGATTGACCACCGCGGCGTACTCCGAGAGCGCCTCCCGCAGCTTCCGCTGCGTGACACCCGCCAGCGGCGGCACCGAAAAGCCCGCGTTCTGGGCCCTATCGGCCGCCATCGAGCCCGCACCGCCCGAGAAACTCAAGATGCCGAGCCGCGTGCCCCCGCCCTTGCCGGAGGCGGCGAGAAATTCCACCGTCTCGACCAGCCCATCGAACGAATCGCACACCTCGATCCCGAACTGGCGGGCAAAGGCGTCGAACACATCGGTCGGGGTGGTCATCGCCGCCGTGTGGCTCATCGCCGCCTGGGCGCCGGCCGCAGTCGAGCCGCCGCGAAGCAGGACGATCGGCTTTCCGACCTCGAGCGCGCGCTCAGCGGCGGCCCGGAGGCGCGGCCCGTCCTTGATGGATTCGAGATAGGCGCAGATGACGCGGGTGTCCGGATCGTCGAGGAGATAATCCACGCAGGCGGGAAAATCCACGTCCGACTCGTTCCCCAGGCTCACCATGGCGCTGAGGCCCGAGCCCCTGTCCTGGAAGGCCGAGATCATGCAGGCCCCCAGCGCCCCGCTCTGGGTCACGATGGCGACCGGGCCGGGCCGGAGCGGATTGTCGTCGCGGATCGCGATGGTGAAAGTCGCCATGAGCTTCGAGCGAACATGGACGATGCCCATGCAGTTGGGCCCGAGGATGCGCATACCCGATTCCCTTGCGAGGCGGACCAACTCCGCCTCAAGGGCCGCGCCCTCCTCTCCCACCTCCCGGAAGCCCGAGGTCATGATCGCCACCGTCGGCACCTTCCGCTCCGCGCACTGGCGTAGGGCGGGGAGCACCCCATCGCGCGGCACGTTTATCAGGACGAAGTCCGGGGTTTCCGGCAGGGAGGCCACATCGGGATAGCATTTGAGACCGCCGATTTCATCGCGATTGGGATTGATCGGATAAATCGGACCCTCGAAGCCGTATGCCAGGTGAAGATAGATCGGCCTTCCGCCCAGGCGCTGAAGATCGGAGGAAGCGCCCACCACCGCGATGGATTTCGGCGAAAAAAGCTTCTCCAGATTCCGGCGCAAGTCGCCCTCCCTTCAGGCTGCATGACGCAAATATCCCGATATATGTTTCTTTTTATCCCATCTCACGCGGCAAAAGGAAGCCCAAAAAAACTGTTTGATTCTTCACCCGATCCATGTTGGGATAAAAGCTCGTTCCGCGCGCTTGCGCACCCGCCCCACGAGCCGGCCACAGCCTACCGATTCCCACTCTCGCTACCTGTGGCTTTCTCTT of the bacterium genome contains:
- a CDS encoding acetate--CoA ligase family protein — protein: MRRNLEKLFSPKSIAVVGASSDLQRLGGRPIYLHLAYGFEGPIYPINPNRDEIGGLKCYPDVASLPETPDFVLINVPRDGVLPALRQCAERKVPTVAIMTSGFREVGEEGAALEAELVRLARESGMRILGPNCMGIVHVRSKLMATFTIAIRDDNPLRPGPVAIVTQSGALGACMISAFQDRGSGLSAMVSLGNESDVDFPACVDYLLDDPDTRVICAYLESIKDGPRLRAAAERALEVGKPIVLLRGGSTAAGAQAAMSHTAAMTTPTDVFDAFARQFGIEVCDSFDGLVETVEFLAASGKGGGTRLGILSFSGGAGSMAADRAQNAGFSVPPLAGVTQRKLREALSEYAAVVNPVDLVSLMVSRKDGGALTAAGDAVLADPGIDAVCLVMGVYHHVGEEMAALLRDLFERSEKPLALCWLTGPRGPIDSLRQNGIPVFEDIVRAVDALAAHRRFGEVRERSGKAGRSSGDEGRRAQAREILKNAGAGPDGALPPEACQALADLYGLSRPREVIADSPEAAARAGEEMGAPVALKVLSAEVVHKTEAGGVAVGLSGGEEIRRAAQDMLARVPGARLLVQQMVSGGVELLAGVTHDPAFGPCVTAGIGGVLVEVLNDLARRLPPFDADEGARMLGELRGAGLFGAFRGRPP